The Atribacter laminatus genome contains the following window.
TCCAGGAATCCCGTAAGCTTTGGAACGTTCGGAAATATCATCAATCGCCACAGAATATTTAATCGAAGTTGACATTGCATATTGATTATTTTCACATAAATACACTACTGGAAGTTTGAAAGCCGCTCCCATATTTATCGATTCATGAAAAGTACCAGTATTTGAGGCTCCGTCTCCGAAAAAACAGATAACAACTTTCCCATTTTTTTGCAGCTTACACCCTAATGCCGCACCGGTAGCAATAGGAATACCACCACCTACCACACCGTTGGCACCTAAATTTCCCTTTTCTACATCGGCAATATGCATCGAACCTCCAACTCCATGGCAATATCCAGTATCTTTAGCCATTAATTCTGCCATCATTCGTTTTACATCGGCCCCCTTTGCAATACAATGCCCATGGCCTCGGTGGGTAGAAGTAATAAAATCGTCAGGCTGCAAAGCGGCGCAAGTGCCAACCGCTACCGCCTCTTCACCAACATAAAGATGGAAAGTCCCAAATATCTTTCCTTCAATGTACAACAATTCCGCCTGTTCCTCGAATAAGCGAATCGTAATCATTTGCCGGTAGATATCTAACTTTTTATCAAGAGTAAGCAAATTAGAATTGACCTCCTTTACTATCCTGAAAATATCGAAACGTTTTTAGGTAATTCTTTCAAAGCAACCAACCTTAATCTCATTCTTGGTTTTCACCCTCATCCTCACCTTCTCCCATCAAGGGAGAAGGAACTCTGAATTCTTTTGTTCTTTTTTCCCTCGCCCCTCGGTGGGAGAAGGTCAGGGTGAGGGGGCAACTTATTTTCATATTCATCTGGTGCTGCGAAAGCAGCATGAAGGTCTATCCTGAAAATACCAATATTGGTGAAAAAAGAATAAACAAAAAAAGACTAGGCACACCCCCCTTAAATCCCCCCTCAATGGGGGAATGAATTCAACAATTCCCCTCCTTGGAGGGGTGCCGCTTTCGCGGCGGGGAGGGTGTCTTTATATCTTTATAGAGTATTTTTTAGAAAATAAAAAAAGAAATAGGAATGAAAGATGGGATTCTCACGTCGCATAATACGTTCCTCAGAATGACAAATTAAATATTGCTGTCATCCTGAGTGGTGCTTTCCCACGTGAGGATCTCATCTTTACATTATTTTAAAAAAATTACGAAATGAGATTGCCACGTCGCAGAGCTCATCGTAATGACGGATTGAGATAGCTATTTTCATCTTTATCCAGTGCTGCGAACGTAACAAAAAGTTCTTTTCTTATATTAAGACTTTTTAGGGGAGATATATTCATTACAAATTGAGAAATTTCTCGATATCATTTTCTCAATAACTATAATCAATTTATATCGTATGTTTTTTCATCTGTCAAATTACAAAATGAACATTTTTAAAAAATAAAAATATGAAGAAATAGTGAGAAATGACTTATGATTGGGGAATTATTCATAACAGCATTATAAGGATTGATATTTAATCCTGAATTAGGGCAAATTAAATTGGAAAAAGAGCTGGGATTTTCTCTCCATCAGCTTAATGATTATCTCCAATTTCTTTTTTTAACTTTAAGGTAATGAAAATTTCCATCATTTGGATCGTTTCAAAACCGTTCGAGTAGCTATTATATCAACACCTTCTCCTAAACTATTGGTTGCAATAACTTGACCAACATGAACTGGTGCCTCGGCTTCTATAGTCGAAAGAAATTGTATCAATTCTGAGATACGTCGAAGGGGAAAGGGGTTTTTAGTTCGAACTGGAAGCCGTCGGATTTCCCCGTTCATAACAACAACTGTTGTTGTCACTGTTCTTTTTGGATTAAGCATTTCATCTTGTGCGTACTGACTTCCCCGTTTGCATTTTGCACCAGTAACCACTATTTTTTCTCCATCTTTTTCAACTCGAAGAGAACATCCCATAGGACAGGAAGTACAAATAAGTTGTTTAGATTCCTTCGATTGAGCTTCCGACAATTTCAACAATGATTTCTCCTCCTTCTTCAGGCCAATGTATATTTTTAAGGTCATAGCGAACCATCTCACTAGGACGACAGACGGCTACCCTTTTTTGATCAAATACTTTTCCTTGAGTTATAAATTGAACTTTCCCATCACGGAAACTTTGGTCAGGACGAATAAATAACCAACCATCATCAACTTGCCGAACTCGTTGTGGGATAACTAAACCTACACCTGATCCAGGATTCAATTGATACTTTATTGGTTTTTTAACTCTATTTTCAGCCGCCGACTGACCGGCTTTTTGTGACACGAAAGTGACATAATCGACTAAATCGAAAACTGAAGCGACATTCCCACAGGCATATATCCCATCAAGGTCAGTAGAGAAATTTTCATCAACAAAAGGCCCATGGCTAAAATGACATAGCGAAACACCAGCTTTTCGAGATAGTTCATTTTCCGGAAGGAGTCCTACCGAAAGAAGAAGCGTGTCACAGTTTAATAACCTTTCGGTTCTTGGAATTGGTTGCCAAGATTGATCAACCCGACTAATTTCCACTCCCTCGACTCGTTCTTTACCAAAAATGTTGGTTACTGTGTGAGAAAGTAATAGAGGAAGCTCAAAGTCAAGCAAACACTGCACATAATTCCGGATAAGACCGCTTAATGAAGGCCGTACCTCTACCACCGCTTCTACTTTGACACCTTCAAGGGTTAACCTGCGGGCCATAATTAAGCCAATATCTCCTGATCCTAAAATAACCACTTTCTTTCCCGGCAAATAACCTTCAATATTGACCAGATACTGAGCTAAGCCTGCAGTATAGATTCCAGCTGGACGAAATCCAGGAATAAAAATCATCCCTCTGGTTTTTTCCCGACATCCCATA
Protein-coding sequences here:
- a CDS encoding thiamine pyrophosphate-dependent dehydrogenase E1 component subunit alpha translates to MITIRLFEEQAELLYIEGKIFGTFHLYVGEEAVAVGTCAALQPDDFITSTHRGHGHCIAKGADVKRMMAELMAKDTGYCHGVGGSMHIADVEKGNLGANGVVGGGIPIATGAALGCKLQKNGKVVICFFGDGASNTGTFHESINMGAAFKLPVVYLCENNQYAMSTSIKYSVAIDDISERSKAYGIPGVTINGNKVLEVYEAVSLAVERAREGKGPTLIEAKTYRWKGHSKSDKNVYRTKEEIKSWKARCPIQSFRQHLINDEGIKEDILRNIDVEVEKLIQESVRFAEQSPEPDLEAVRRMVYA
- a CDS encoding DUF1667 domain-containing protein, whose product is MLKLSEAQSKESKQLICTSCPMGCSLRVEKDGEKIVVTGAKCKRGSQYAQDEMLNPKRTVTTTVVVMNGEIRRLPVRTKNPFPLRRISELIQFLSTIEAEAPVHVGQVIATNSLGEGVDIIATRTVLKRSK
- a CDS encoding NAD(P)/FAD-dependent oxidoreductase; this encodes MPHHIDCDVVVIGGGPAGMASALSAWNHGARKIFILERNDYLGGILNQCIHPGFGLQVFGEELTGPEYAARYIDQLAKTSIEVMTETTVLDLTTNKKITAVNPKGVWEFYSESVILSMGCREKTRGMIFIPGFRPAGIYTAGLAQYLVNIEGYLPGKKVVILGSGDIGLIMARRLTLEGVKVEAVVEVRPSLSGLIRNYVQCLLDFELPLLLSHTVTNIFGKERVEGVEISRVDQSWQPIPRTERLLNCDTLLLSVGLLPENELSRKAGVSLCHFSHGPFVDENFSTDLDGIYACGNVASVFDLVDYVTFVSQKAGQSAAENRVKKPIKYQLNPGSGVGLVIPQRVRQVDDGWLFIRPDQSFRDGKVQFITQGKVFDQKRVAVCRPSEMVRYDLKNIHWPEEGGEIIVEIVGSSIEGI